The nucleotide window CGCGGTTTCGCGCAGCATGACCTCGGCATTGCGCAGGTGCTGCAGGGTGTCGATCTGCAGCACGGCGTCAAAACTTTGGTCATGAAACGCCTTCAGGCCCTGGTGCAAGTTGAGTTGCAACACGTTGACGCCGCGCCGCACGCAGGCCAGCACGTTGGCGTCATCGATTTCGATGCCATAGCCGGTGCAGCGGCGTGCTTTCACCAGATGTTCGAGCAGCGCGCCGTCGCCGCAGCCCAGGTCGAGCACGTGCGCGCCCTCGGGCACCAGTTGCGCGATGGTGTGTTGAACGGATGCGTCGCTCATGCCTGCACCTGCGCGATGCGCTCGAAGTAAGAGCGCACCACGCCCATGTAGCGGCCGTCGTCGAGCAAGAACGCATCGTGGCCGTGCGGCGCGTCGATTTCGGCATAGCTGACCTCGCGGCGATTTTCAAGCAGCGCCTTGACGATCTCGCGCGAGCGCGCGGGCGCGAAGCGCCAGTCGGTGGTAAAGCTGACCAGCAAGAATTTGGCCTGGGTACGGGCCAGCGCCTGCGTCAGGTCGCCGCCGAAAGCGCGCGCGGGGTCGAAGTAGTCGAGCGCGCGGGTGATCAGCAAATAGGTGTTGGCGTCGAAGTACTCGCTGAACTTGTCGCCCTGGTAGCGCAGATAGCTCTCGATCTGGAATTCGACGTCCTGCGTGCTGAAGCGGTAGCCGCTGCCGTTGCCAACCACGGCCGCTCTCAGCTCGCGGCCGAATTTCTCGTTCATCACGTCGTCGGAGAGGTAGGTGATGTGGCCGATCATGCGCGCGATGCGCAGCCCGCGCGCGGGCACCACGCCGTGCCGGTAGAAGTGGCCGCCATGGAAGTCCGGGTCGGTCACGATGGCGCGGCGCGCGACTTCGTTGAAGGCGATGTTCTCGGCCGTCAGGTTGGGCGCGCTGGCCACCACCACCGCGTGGCGCACGCGCTCGGGGTATTGCAGCGTCCAGCTGAGGGCCTGCATGCCGCCCAGGCTGCCACCCATGACGGCGGCGAGTTGCCCGATACCCAGCGCGTCGAGCAGGCGGGCCTGCGCGTTGACCCAATCCTCGACGGTCACGACAGGAAATTCGGCGCCATAAACCTGCCCCGTGCCGGGGTTGACGTGCATCGGCCCCGTGGAGCCAAAGCATGAGCCCAGGTTGTTGACACCGATGACGAAAAAGCGGTTGGTATCGACTGGCTTGCCAGGACCTACCATGTTGTCCCACCAGCCTTCGCTGCGCTCCTGCCCTGGGTACACGCCGGCTACGTGGTGCGACGCGTTGAGCGCATG belongs to Ottowia testudinis and includes:
- the metW gene encoding methionine biosynthesis protein MetW, giving the protein MSDASVQHTIAQLVPEGAHVLDLGCGDGALLEHLVKARRCTGYGIEIDDANVLACVRRGVNVLQLNLHQGLKAFHDQSFDAVLQIDTLQHLRNAEVMLRETARVGRIGIVAFPNFAHWPNRLSIARGRMPVTKRLPYQWYDTPNIRVGTFKDFEALARKNGLKILDAFGLQDGQAVRWLPNARASTAVFKLARG
- the metX gene encoding homoserine O-succinyltransferase MetX codes for the protein MTFTASPQSLHFEAPLPLQSGASIRGYDLSYETYGQLNAERSNAVLICHALNASHHVAGVYPGQERSEGWWDNMVGPGKPVDTNRFFVIGVNNLGSCFGSTGPMHVNPGTGQVYGAEFPVVTVEDWVNAQARLLDALGIGQLAAVMGGSLGGMQALSWTLQYPERVRHAVVVASAPNLTAENIAFNEVARRAIVTDPDFHGGHFYRHGVVPARGLRIARMIGHITYLSDDVMNEKFGRELRAAVVGNGSGYRFSTQDVEFQIESYLRYQGDKFSEYFDANTYLLITRALDYFDPARAFGGDLTQALARTQAKFLLVSFTTDWRFAPARSREIVKALLENRREVSYAEIDAPHGHDAFLLDDGRYMGVVRSYFERIAQVQA